A window of the Molothrus ater isolate BHLD 08-10-18 breed brown headed cowbird chromosome 16, BPBGC_Mater_1.1, whole genome shotgun sequence genome harbors these coding sequences:
- the TMEM11 gene encoding transmembrane protein 11, mitochondrial isoform X2, which produces MFGNSSLVTLSSTDCYIVHEIYNGENAQDQFEYELEQALEAQYKYIVIEPTRIGDETARWITVGNCLHKTAVLAGTTCLFTPLALPVDYSHYISLPAGVLSVACCTLYGISWQFDPCCKYQVEYDAYKLSRLPLHTLTSSTPVVLVRKDDLHRKRLHNTIALAALVYCVKKIYELYAV; this is translated from the exons ATGTTTGGCAACAGCAGCTT GGTGACCTTGTCCTCCACGGACTGTTACATTGTGCACGAGATCTACAACGGGGAGAACGCTCAGGACCAGTTTGAGTACGAGCTGGAGCAGGCGCTGGAGGCGCAGTACAAGTACATCGTGATCGAGCCCACGCGCATCGGGGACGAGACGGCGCGCTGGATCACCGTGGGGAACTGCCTGCACAAAAcggctgtgctggcaggcacCACCTGCCTCTTCAcccccctggcactgcccgTAGATTATTCTCACTAcatctccctgcctgctggagTGCTGAGCGTGGCTTGCTGCACCCTGTACGGGATCTCGTGGCAGTTTGATCCCTGCTGCAAGTACCAGGTGGAGTACGATGCCTATAAACTTTCGCGCCTGCCCCTGCATACGCTCACCTCGTCCACTCCCGTGGTGCTGGTGAGGAAGGACGACCTGCACAGAAAGAGACTGCACAACACGATAGCACTCGCTGCCCTGGTGTACTGTGTAAAGAAGATCTATGAACTCTATGCTGTATGA
- the TMEM11 gene encoding transmembrane protein 11, mitochondrial isoform X1, whose amino-acid sequence MAAWGRRRAGPGSTNSGGGRDRVTLSSTDCYIVHEIYNGENAQDQFEYELEQALEAQYKYIVIEPTRIGDETARWITVGNCLHKTAVLAGTTCLFTPLALPVDYSHYISLPAGVLSVACCTLYGISWQFDPCCKYQVEYDAYKLSRLPLHTLTSSTPVVLVRKDDLHRKRLHNTIALAALVYCVKKIYELYAV is encoded by the exons ATGGCGGCGTGGGGAAGGAGGCGCGCGGGCCCCGGCAGCACCAacagcggcggcggccgggacAG GGTGACCTTGTCCTCCACGGACTGTTACATTGTGCACGAGATCTACAACGGGGAGAACGCTCAGGACCAGTTTGAGTACGAGCTGGAGCAGGCGCTGGAGGCGCAGTACAAGTACATCGTGATCGAGCCCACGCGCATCGGGGACGAGACGGCGCGCTGGATCACCGTGGGGAACTGCCTGCACAAAAcggctgtgctggcaggcacCACCTGCCTCTTCAcccccctggcactgcccgTAGATTATTCTCACTAcatctccctgcctgctggagTGCTGAGCGTGGCTTGCTGCACCCTGTACGGGATCTCGTGGCAGTTTGATCCCTGCTGCAAGTACCAGGTGGAGTACGATGCCTATAAACTTTCGCGCCTGCCCCTGCATACGCTCACCTCGTCCACTCCCGTGGTGCTGGTGAGGAAGGACGACCTGCACAGAAAGAGACTGCACAACACGATAGCACTCGCTGCCCTGGTGTACTGTGTAAAGAAGATCTATGAACTCTATGCTGTATGA
- the DHRS7B gene encoding dehydrogenase/reductase SDR family member 7B isoform X2 has protein sequence MDFTSTVIIPLLFGSLGIFALFRLLQWVRMRTYLQEAVVVITGATSGLGKECAKAFHAAGSRLVLCGRDSEKLKGLVQELCAVKNHRKNPHEPHTVVFDLSDTKAVVNAAEEILKALGHVDILINNAGISFRGTIVDTGLHVDKKVMETNYFGPVALTKALLPSMIKRRQGHIVAISSVQGKISIPFRSAYAASKHATQAFFDCLRAEVEQYDIEVTVVSPGYIQTNLSLNAVTADGSRYGVMDKTTAEGQTAAEVAQVVLNAVGQKKKEVLVAGLTPCLAVYLRNLCPRLFFTLMASRAKKERKAKGS, from the exons ATGGATTTCACCAGCACTGTCATCATCCCGCTGCTCTTCGGCAGCCTGGGCATCTTCGCGCTGTTCCGGCTGCTGCAGTGGGTGCGGATGCGAACCTacctgcaggaggctgtggtGGTGATCACAGGGGCCACCTCTGGCCTGGGGAAAG AATGTGCCAAAGCTTTCCATGcagctggctccaggctggtgctgtgtggCAGAGACAGTGAGAAGCTGAAGGGGCTGGTGCAGGAGCTTTGTGCTGTCAAGAATCACCGCAAGAAC CCACACGAGCCTCACACCGTGGTGTTTGACCTCTCAGACACCAAGGCTGTGGTGAATGCAGCTGAGGAGATCCTCAAGGCCTTGGGTCACGTGGACATCCTGATCAACAACGCTGGCATCAGCTTCAGAGGCACCATCGTGGACACAGGGCTGCATGTGGATAAAAAAGTGATGGAAACAAATTACTTTGGACCTGTAGCCCTCACCAAAG CACTTCTCCCCTCCATGATCAAGAGGAGACAAGGCCACATTGTGGCCATCAGCAGCGTGCAAGGCAAAATAAGCATTCCTTTCAGATCTGCAT ATGCTGCCTCTAAGCACGCTACCCAGGCCTTCTTTGACTGTCTGCGAGCAGAGGTGGAGCAGTATGACATTGAAGTGACAGTTGTGAGCCCTGGGTACATCCAGACCAACCTGTCCCTCAACGCTGTCACAGCGGATGGATCTCGCTATGGAG TTATGGACAAGACCACGGCCGAGGGACAGACGGCGGCCGAGGTGGCTCAGGTGGTTCTCAATGCAGTGGGacagaagaagaaggaagtgCTTGTGGCTGGCCTGACCCCCTGCCTGGCTGTCTACCTGAGGAACCTCTGCCCCAGGCTGTTCTTCACCTTAATGGCATCTAGAgcaaaaaaggagagaaaagcaaagggcTCttag
- the DHRS7B gene encoding dehydrogenase/reductase SDR family member 7B isoform X1 yields MVTAAARKTAEKGKLMDFTSTVIIPLLFGSLGIFALFRLLQWVRMRTYLQEAVVVITGATSGLGKECAKAFHAAGSRLVLCGRDSEKLKGLVQELCAVKNHRKNPHEPHTVVFDLSDTKAVVNAAEEILKALGHVDILINNAGISFRGTIVDTGLHVDKKVMETNYFGPVALTKALLPSMIKRRQGHIVAISSVQGKISIPFRSAYAASKHATQAFFDCLRAEVEQYDIEVTVVSPGYIQTNLSLNAVTADGSRYGVMDKTTAEGQTAAEVAQVVLNAVGQKKKEVLVAGLTPCLAVYLRNLCPRLFFTLMASRAKKERKAKGS; encoded by the exons ATGGTGACGGCAGCGGccag GAAGACAGCTGAGAAAGGGAAGCTGATGGATTTCACCAGCACTGTCATCATCCCGCTGCTCTTCGGCAGCCTGGGCATCTTCGCGCTGTTCCGGCTGCTGCAGTGGGTGCGGATGCGAACCTacctgcaggaggctgtggtGGTGATCACAGGGGCCACCTCTGGCCTGGGGAAAG AATGTGCCAAAGCTTTCCATGcagctggctccaggctggtgctgtgtggCAGAGACAGTGAGAAGCTGAAGGGGCTGGTGCAGGAGCTTTGTGCTGTCAAGAATCACCGCAAGAAC CCACACGAGCCTCACACCGTGGTGTTTGACCTCTCAGACACCAAGGCTGTGGTGAATGCAGCTGAGGAGATCCTCAAGGCCTTGGGTCACGTGGACATCCTGATCAACAACGCTGGCATCAGCTTCAGAGGCACCATCGTGGACACAGGGCTGCATGTGGATAAAAAAGTGATGGAAACAAATTACTTTGGACCTGTAGCCCTCACCAAAG CACTTCTCCCCTCCATGATCAAGAGGAGACAAGGCCACATTGTGGCCATCAGCAGCGTGCAAGGCAAAATAAGCATTCCTTTCAGATCTGCAT ATGCTGCCTCTAAGCACGCTACCCAGGCCTTCTTTGACTGTCTGCGAGCAGAGGTGGAGCAGTATGACATTGAAGTGACAGTTGTGAGCCCTGGGTACATCCAGACCAACCTGTCCCTCAACGCTGTCACAGCGGATGGATCTCGCTATGGAG TTATGGACAAGACCACGGCCGAGGGACAGACGGCGGCCGAGGTGGCTCAGGTGGTTCTCAATGCAGTGGGacagaagaagaaggaagtgCTTGTGGCTGGCCTGACCCCCTGCCTGGCTGTCTACCTGAGGAACCTCTGCCCCAGGCTGTTCTTCACCTTAATGGCATCTAGAgcaaaaaaggagagaaaagcaaagggcTCttag